The following are encoded together in the Marinitoga litoralis genome:
- a CDS encoding DUF1175 family protein, with amino-acid sequence MKKFFIAFIIILLFLYGCKKEYIPLDKNLNGFEDSLELAEEESIIFRNWFTNIVINTAIENNLPNNYNDCAGLIRFAYKETLKKHNARWLAENNYNGPIFEDLRYNYPNIPFLGVKIFRKNNGMFDIKNVEKDFSEFVTARYLIEFNMDFVTKDIRKAKSGDILAFFHPEDPDFPYHLMIYIVYENEPYLIYHTGPIEGGGYIKIIKLNDFFKFDPSWLPVEGNKYFLGVFKFKILML; translated from the coding sequence ATGAAAAAATTTTTTATTGCCTTCATAATAATATTATTATTTCTATATGGATGTAAAAAAGAATATATCCCCTTAGATAAGAATTTAAATGGATTTGAGGATTCTTTGGAATTAGCTGAAGAGGAAAGTATTATTTTTAGAAATTGGTTTACTAACATTGTTATTAATACTGCTATTGAAAACAATTTACCTAATAATTATAATGATTGTGCTGGTTTAATAAGATTTGCATATAAAGAAACGTTAAAGAAACACAATGCAAGATGGTTAGCTGAAAATAATTATAATGGACCTATATTTGAAGATTTGAGATATAATTATCCTAATATACCTTTTTTAGGAGTAAAAATTTTTAGAAAAAATAATGGAATGTTTGATATTAAAAATGTAGAAAAGGATTTTTCGGAATTTGTTACAGCAAGGTATTTAATAGAATTTAATATGGATTTTGTTACAAAAGATATTAGAAAGGCTAAATCTGGAGATATACTAGCTTTTTTTCATCCGGAAGATCCAGATTTTCCATATCATTTAATGATTTATATAGTATATGAAAATGAACCATACTTAATATATCATACAGGACCAATTGAAGGTGGAGGATATATAAAAATCATTAAATTAAATGATTTTTTTAAATTTGATCCTTCATGGTTACCAGTTGAAGGAAATAAATATTTTTTAGGTGTTTTTAAATTTAAAATATTGATGTTATAA
- a CDS encoding sensor domain-containing diguanylate cyclase — MEDTLYKNLFNYSDQAIIYWDKKLNLIKANKAAATLYGFKSPDEMIGLSFYSLLSESEIDLIKRLNESIENNELIRVFEKRIISKDGVKWVESHVSPIKLKDSFIIQEIDYDITERKKIEQALTFEKSKFENYFNMSPTINVVLDRKGCISDINQKALEILGVSKSEVLGLNWFDNFIPEDIKENIKKVFIDMVNGKIKHVENYENEIITKDGEKRIISWKNSYIIENDEVVYVISSGIDITREKKYLERIEYENIFINEFIELSNKLLNSESDENIYKIIIDNLVEIIPHAQAGAFVLLNDQGEYEYKAMNGYDIKHFTDVRLKNELNDRNILEPFLVENWNKEYTYPKSEKDIFDKYGKINEIKETLYIPLTVKGELYGAITLDTFDNKFENYEFNFAKIIKANLDFLLWKIQANKQLRQAAEFDYLTKIYNRQAFMIKIKDIIKIAKRNSMKLAFIYMDINKFKTFNDKYGHNVGDEVLKFFTKKVSSVIRESDIFARIGGDEFIVVLNNADYAGAKKVIEKIQKSLEDPFVFEKLKINISSSYGISVFPDDGENVDLLIEIADKRMYEYKNKSR; from the coding sequence ATGGAAGATACTTTATACAAAAACCTATTTAATTATTCAGATCAAGCTATTATTTATTGGGATAAGAAATTAAATTTAATAAAAGCTAACAAAGCTGCTGCAACATTATACGGCTTTAAATCACCTGATGAAATGATCGGTTTATCTTTTTATTCTCTATTATCAGAATCAGAAATTGATCTTATAAAGAGATTAAATGAATCAATTGAAAATAATGAGTTAATTAGAGTTTTTGAAAAAAGAATTATATCAAAAGATGGTGTTAAATGGGTGGAATCGCATGTTTCACCAATAAAACTCAAAGATAGTTTTATTATACAAGAAATTGATTATGATATTACTGAAAGAAAAAAAATAGAGCAAGCTTTAACTTTTGAGAAAAGCAAGTTTGAAAATTATTTTAATATGTCTCCAACAATAAATGTGGTTTTAGATAGAAAAGGATGCATATCAGATATTAATCAGAAAGCATTAGAAATACTAGGCGTAAGTAAATCAGAAGTTTTAGGATTGAATTGGTTTGATAATTTTATACCTGAAGATATAAAAGAAAACATAAAAAAAGTATTTATTGATATGGTAAACGGTAAAATTAAGCATGTAGAAAATTATGAAAATGAAATTATTACTAAAGATGGTGAAAAAAGAATTATATCCTGGAAAAACAGTTATATAATAGAAAATGATGAAGTTGTTTATGTAATTTCTTCTGGGATTGATATAACAAGAGAAAAAAAATATTTAGAAAGAATTGAATATGAAAATATTTTTATTAATGAGTTTATTGAATTATCAAATAAATTATTAAATAGTGAAAGTGATGAAAATATATATAAAATTATTATAGATAATCTTGTAGAAATAATTCCGCATGCTCAAGCAGGAGCATTTGTTCTTTTGAATGATCAGGGAGAATATGAATATAAAGCAATGAATGGATATGATATAAAGCATTTTACAGATGTTAGGTTAAAGAACGAATTAAATGATAGGAATATTTTGGAACCTTTTTTAGTTGAAAATTGGAATAAAGAATATACATATCCTAAAAGCGAAAAAGATATATTTGATAAATATGGGAAAATAAACGAAATTAAAGAAACATTATATATTCCTCTAACGGTTAAGGGAGAATTATATGGTGCTATAACATTAGATACATTTGATAATAAATTTGAAAATTATGAATTTAATTTTGCAAAAATTATTAAAGCCAATCTAGATTTTTTATTGTGGAAAATACAAGCAAATAAACAATTGCGTCAAGCAGCTGAATTTGATTATTTAACAAAAATATATAATAGGCAAGCTTTTATGATTAAAATAAAAGATATTATAAAAATAGCTAAGAGAAATTCTATGAAACTAGCTTTTATATATATGGATATTAACAAATTTAAGACATTTAATGATAAATATGGACATAATGTTGGTGATGAAGTTTTAAAGTTTTTTACTAAAAAAGTTTCTAGCGTTATAAGAGAGAGCGATATTTTTGCTAGAATAGGCGGAGATGAATTTATTGTTGTTTTAAATAATGCTGATTATGCTGGAGCTAAAAAAGTAATTGAGAAAATTCAAAAGTCATTAGAAGATCCATTTGTGTTTGAAAAATTAAAAATTAATATTTCATCAAGTTATGGTATTTCAGTATTTCCAGATGATGGAGAAAATGTTGATTTATTAATTGAAATTGCTGATAAAAGGATGTATGAATATAAAAATAAATCTAGGTGA
- the deoD gene encoding purine-nucleoside phosphorylase, translating into MPTPHIEVDKKGIIAETVIMPGDPLRAKFIAENFLENPILFNKVRNMFGYTGTYKGKKISVMGSGMGMPSIGIYSYELFKFYDVQNIIRVGSCGAYSEDIDLYDVILVEDAYSESTYAKVMAGIEDNILKPSEDLNKRLEDAAKKLSIPIHKGRIHSSDVFYRQNFEDYKKIRDNYGCIAVEMESFALFANAKVTGKNAACLLTVSDSLVTMKATTSEERMKSFTNMMKIALEMA; encoded by the coding sequence ATACCAACACCACATATAGAAGTTGATAAAAAAGGAATTATTGCTGAAACAGTTATTATGCCAGGAGATCCTTTAAGAGCTAAATTTATAGCTGAAAATTTTTTAGAAAATCCAATTTTATTTAATAAAGTAAGGAATATGTTTGGTTATACAGGAACATATAAAGGTAAAAAAATAAGTGTTATGGGAAGCGGTATGGGTATGCCAAGTATTGGAATATACTCATATGAATTATTTAAATTTTATGATGTTCAAAATATTATAAGAGTTGGATCATGTGGAGCATATTCTGAAGATATTGATTTATATGATGTTATTTTAGTAGAAGATGCATATAGTGAATCTACCTATGCTAAAGTTATGGCTGGAATAGAAGATAATATTTTAAAGCCATCTGAAGATTTAAATAAAAGATTAGAAGATGCTGCTAAAAAATTAAGTATTCCTATTCATAAAGGTAGAATTCATAGTTCTGATGTATTTTACAGACAAAATTTTGAAGATTATAAAAAGATCAGAGATAATTATGGTTGTATAGCTGTTGAAATGGAATCATTTGCATTATTCGCAAATGCTAAGGTGACAGGTAAAAATGCAGCATGTTTATTAACAGTTTCTGATTCATTAGTAACTATGAAAGCAACAACAAGTGAAGAAAGAATGAAATCATTCACAAATATGATGAAAATAGCATTAGAAATGGCATAA
- a CDS encoding chromate transporter: MIRLFFMFFKISALALGGGYAMIPVMLKNLTSYNILSEEEFKEILSIAQAMPGPIAFKVSWLIGKKINGIKGSLVTSLGVLIPPFFSIVLIATILKKYSNNNYVLAFTRGAYASLVGMVAGILYDFIKTTKTNIYDIFIIIFSTLIMFVYPKYTVIVFFSSIILFYFLEKGYGKNA; encoded by the coding sequence ATGATTAGATTATTTTTTATGTTCTTTAAAATCTCCGCCTTAGCATTAGGCGGCGGTTATGCAATGATTCCTGTCATGCTTAAAAATTTAACTTCATATAATATTTTATCAGAAGAAGAATTTAAAGAAATCCTTTCTATAGCTCAAGCAATGCCAGGACCAATTGCTTTTAAAGTCTCTTGGTTAATAGGGAAAAAAATAAATGGCATAAAAGGCTCTTTAGTAACATCTCTAGGAGTATTAATTCCACCATTTTTTAGTATAGTATTAATAGCTACTATATTAAAAAAATATTCTAATAACAATTATGTTTTAGCATTTACAAGAGGTGCATATGCTTCTTTAGTAGGAATGGTTGCAGGAATTTTATATGATTTTATTAAAACCACCAAAACAAATATTTATGATATATTTATAATAATATTTTCAACCCTAATAATGTTTGTTTATCCCAAATATACAGTTATAGTATTTTTTTCCTCTATAATTTTATTCTATTTTTTAGAAAAAGGATATGGTAAAAATGCTTAA
- a CDS encoding alpha-2-macroglobulin family protein: protein MKRFIIIFLFLILIINIFSYVYIENTQLYPGEDIKIRGYEEKDILLKVYNVIDPMDIFYHEKRIDELKKELLYSKKIEFKNNTYYEKIKNEGVYLLELEGKETTYYNIVIVKSIDFITIYDGQNLKIKIIDLKKENVDNTDIFLIDNNNQIYKYTDVYELNIKIYNLKKIVAIKNNSYAIKDIYKPYKTYTDNKIVIITDKPIYKPGDTLHVKIHIFKADENIYSPKKNGKVSLKLKGLSDLELFNEEINTDEFGGGYFDYILNKELPVGYYSLIASFNGEEEYFGFYVQNYIKPDYVISLSSDKEYYFSDEIINYMVQLKYYNEEPVSNAQVAYYIRYYPLNSNNQNLIYQGISFTDKNGKIVLPIKVQNDHNGYYVLQIITIDESQRQMEDEISVKIYSGNYLIKTNNYYYQSKIDKEFTVSGSVTDINGNGVSGNIKVELFDELDNIVFSSSIPFETNFNIPLLINQEGSYKIKLSYNDSYTYVYTYTSKHLQEREKINYTIDNNEIKLIDFNGYAFLCGRKLYDEGKILKIPDLILENNIFIVYFYIENHKIIKGIEKIDVGKNRNLKFSIKLSKDVYNPKETVDLEVFSSEDAEYTISVVDESIFGLVDNNFDFEKIVYPELYNPEIIIDTSNKYFFYFSRASLPTSKNILASTKAVNSQKSNTREFFPDTALWLPSIKTKNGYAKISFKNPDTITSFRITINGVSNSRVGTIKENYISTKDFYIRPILPQFAVKGDYFEFPLVAYNNTKNDIKINFNINSDLDIYPKTGIINVKQNSNNIIKFTIKTNNEGVYPIVFDFEKDVVKLNFKVYDEILKRNEKEIIQSKDGSIFDINDVINNNIEELLEYPYYCAEQTVSSVISGVLNSYNGLKLNDVIYRVYKYQNKDGGWGWWPNDKSDTYITSYVLELFYYINNSNIAIDKNIIDKKVIENGLKFLKGEFSKSNYKGYVWYVLNLYNIDINIEPENDFDLLFLAFFDEDAYNKLKSKIKVLNDLAYLEYNNDYFISHIELNSWLLKLLSQKDEKNLSFKVLKYLLLNKWHSTKDKARVNIALLDFANLKINNMKIIEKEIIDKESIDNGIKIEKTLYKNYPMIVSQENKKHLVDIFMPLNKNFIPEKVKILPINNLEKRGNEYIWLYKGKDEKFQLYNIFIEINKGEMIINGQSYGYPYSLRAINNKIYIHTSKGLFEIISNKKIDENIIDFAILNNSVVVLKNNNLIIGDKVIELSKNIYHVDTFDGEIYLFGDSMYKFSEEKLEYVLPISSSRILDKNIYYGTVKFEGNAIPLSSYGKFEITFINGQHNIHLSDFIKTKIHFKSKIPAYLIFEDPFIGASQILTNYNENTIKPSYKFYYNWYDSWNYWYSSYQINNNKISFFANGYKEGTFDYYWKPTAIGKYKLLHTVGYSMYWSGVYGSSKIIDINIIDN, encoded by the coding sequence ATGAAGAGATTTATTATAATATTTTTGTTTTTGATATTGATTATTAATATTTTTTCATATGTGTATATTGAAAATACACAATTATATCCGGGGGAGGATATAAAAATTAGAGGGTATGAAGAAAAGGATATTTTGTTAAAAGTATATAATGTTATTGATCCGATGGATATATTCTATCACGAAAAAAGAATTGATGAATTAAAAAAAGAATTATTATATTCTAAAAAAATTGAATTTAAAAATAATACATATTATGAAAAAATAAAAAACGAGGGTGTTTATTTACTTGAATTAGAGGGTAAAGAAACTACATATTATAACATAGTAATAGTAAAATCTATAGATTTTATTACTATATATGATGGTCAAAATTTAAAAATAAAAATTATTGATTTAAAGAAAGAAAATGTAGATAATACTGATATTTTTTTAATTGATAATAATAACCAAATATATAAATATACAGATGTTTACGAGTTAAATATTAAGATATATAATCTAAAAAAAATTGTTGCGATAAAAAATAATTCATATGCAATTAAAGATATATATAAACCGTATAAAACATATACAGATAATAAAATTGTTATTATAACTGATAAGCCAATATATAAACCTGGGGATACTTTGCATGTAAAAATACATATTTTTAAAGCAGATGAAAATATATACTCTCCAAAAAAGAACGGGAAAGTTTCGTTGAAATTAAAAGGTCTATCGGATTTGGAATTATTTAATGAAGAAATAAACACAGATGAATTTGGTGGAGGGTATTTTGATTATATATTAAATAAAGAATTGCCAGTAGGATATTATTCTCTAATAGCATCATTTAATGGTGAAGAAGAATATTTTGGTTTTTATGTTCAAAATTATATTAAACCAGATTATGTAATTTCACTAAGTTCAGATAAAGAATATTATTTTTCAGATGAAATAATAAACTATATGGTTCAATTAAAATATTATAATGAGGAACCAGTTAGTAATGCTCAAGTTGCATATTATATTAGATATTATCCATTAAATTCTAATAATCAAAATTTAATATATCAGGGGATTTCATTCACTGATAAAAATGGGAAAATTGTTCTTCCAATAAAAGTACAAAATGATCACAATGGATATTATGTTTTACAAATAATAACAATAGATGAAAGTCAAAGGCAAATGGAAGATGAGATATCAGTTAAAATATATAGCGGAAATTATCTAATTAAAACAAATAATTATTATTATCAAAGTAAAATTGATAAGGAATTTACCGTATCAGGTAGTGTAACTGATATAAATGGTAATGGTGTTTCTGGAAATATTAAAGTAGAACTTTTTGATGAATTAGATAATATAGTATTTTCCTCTTCAATTCCTTTTGAAACTAACTTTAATATACCTCTTTTAATTAATCAAGAAGGATCATATAAAATAAAACTTTCTTATAATGATTCTTATACTTATGTATACACATATACTTCAAAACACCTTCAAGAAAGAGAAAAGATAAATTACACTATAGATAACAATGAAATAAAATTAATAGATTTTAATGGTTATGCATTTTTATGCGGTAGAAAATTATATGATGAAGGAAAAATATTAAAAATTCCTGATTTGATTTTAGAAAATAACATATTTATTGTTTATTTTTACATAGAAAATCATAAAATAATAAAAGGAATTGAAAAAATAGATGTAGGTAAAAACAGAAATCTGAAATTTTCTATTAAATTATCAAAAGATGTATATAATCCAAAAGAAACTGTAGATTTGGAAGTTTTTTCATCAGAAGATGCCGAATATACTATATCTGTTGTAGATGAATCTATTTTTGGATTAGTTGATAATAATTTTGATTTTGAAAAAATTGTATATCCTGAGTTATACAATCCTGAAATTATTATTGATACTTCTAATAAATACTTTTTTTATTTTTCTAGAGCAAGTTTACCTACTTCAAAAAATATTTTGGCTTCTACCAAAGCTGTAAATTCTCAAAAATCAAATACTAGAGAGTTTTTCCCTGATACTGCATTATGGTTACCTTCTATTAAAACAAAAAATGGTTATGCAAAAATTTCTTTTAAAAATCCCGACACAATTACTTCATTTAGAATAACAATAAATGGAGTATCAAATAGTAGAGTTGGGACTATAAAAGAAAACTATATATCGACAAAGGATTTTTATATAAGGCCAATATTACCACAATTTGCGGTTAAAGGTGATTATTTTGAGTTTCCATTAGTAGCATATAATAATACAAAAAATGATATAAAGATAAACTTTAATATAAATAGCGATTTGGATATTTATCCTAAAACAGGTATTATAAATGTAAAACAAAACTCTAATAATATTATTAAATTCACAATAAAAACAAATAATGAAGGGGTATATCCAATTGTATTTGATTTTGAAAAAGATGTTGTTAAATTGAATTTCAAAGTTTACGATGAGATTTTAAAAAGAAATGAAAAAGAAATTATACAAAGTAAAGACGGATCTATTTTTGATATAAATGATGTTATAAATAATAATATAGAAGAGTTATTAGAATATCCATATTATTGTGCTGAACAAACTGTATCTTCTGTTATATCTGGAGTCTTAAATAGTTATAATGGATTAAAACTAAATGATGTTATATATAGAGTATATAAATATCAGAATAAAGACGGTGGCTGGGGTTGGTGGCCTAATGATAAATCAGATACATATATAACCTCGTACGTATTAGAATTATTTTATTATATAAATAATTCTAATATTGCTATTGATAAAAATATAATTGATAAAAAAGTTATTGAGAATGGATTAAAATTTTTAAAAGGGGAATTTTCAAAATCAAATTATAAAGGTTATGTTTGGTATGTTTTAAATTTATATAATATAGATATTAATATTGAACCAGAAAATGATTTTGATTTGTTGTTTTTAGCCTTCTTTGATGAGGATGCATATAATAAGCTAAAATCTAAAATAAAAGTATTAAATGATTTAGCTTATTTAGAATATAATAATGATTATTTTATAAGTCATATAGAATTGAATTCTTGGTTATTAAAACTGTTATCTCAAAAAGATGAAAAAAATTTATCATTTAAAGTATTAAAATATCTTTTGTTAAATAAATGGCATTCAACAAAAGATAAAGCTAGGGTAAATATAGCATTATTAGATTTTGCAAATTTAAAAATAAATAATATGAAGATAATTGAAAAAGAAATAATAGATAAGGAATCTATAGACAATGGAATAAAAATAGAAAAAACACTATATAAAAATTATCCTATGATTGTCTCTCAAGAAAATAAAAAGCATTTAGTTGATATATTTATGCCATTGAATAAAAATTTTATTCCTGAAAAAGTAAAAATATTGCCTATTAATAATTTAGAAAAAAGAGGTAATGAATATATATGGTTATACAAAGGGAAAGATGAAAAGTTTCAATTATATAATATATTCATTGAAATTAATAAAGGTGAAATGATTATAAACGGACAAAGTTATGGTTATCCATATTCTTTAAGAGCTATAAATAATAAAATATATATTCATACTTCTAAAGGATTGTTCGAAATAATATCAAATAAAAAGATAGATGAAAATATAATTGATTTTGCAATATTAAATAATAGTGTAGTAGTATTAAAAAATAATAATTTAATAATAGGCGATAAGGTTATTGAATTAAGTAAAAATATCTATCATGTTGATACATTTGACGGTGAAATTTATTTATTTGGAGATTCAATGTATAAATTTAGCGAAGAAAAGTTAGAATATGTTTTACCTATAAGCTCGTCTAGAATATTAGATAAAAATATATACTATGGTACAGTAAAATTTGAAGGAAACGCTATTCCATTATCTAGTTATGGAAAATTTGAAATTACATTTATAAACGGACAACATAATATACATTTATCCGATTTTATAAAAACAAAGATACACTTTAAATCTAAAATACCAGCATATTTAATATTTGAAGATCCTTTTATAGGTGCATCTCAAATACTTACTAATTATAATGAAAACACAATTAAACCATCTTATAAATTCTATTATAATTGGTATGATAGTTGGAATTATTGGTATAGTTCTTATCAGATAAATAATAATAAGATATCGTTTTTTGCTAATGGTTATAAAGAAGGAACATTTGATTATTATTGGAAACCAACAGCTATAGGGAAATATAAACTTTTACACACAGTAGGTTATTCAATGTATTGGAGTGGGGTATATGGAAGCTCGAAAATTATTGATATTAATATTATTGATAATTAA
- the abc-f gene encoding ribosomal protection-like ABC-F family protein → MFFKIENVSHNFGNQDIFYDVNLSVYENDRIALIGPNGSGKTTLLRIINGEIEPLEGNVLRTKNLKLGYLKQFRADEMDLSLFEYVLKEIERNINDEMKNKLVRSVLKGMGFEENEWNRKIKSLSGGELTRLALGRVLAGDYNLLILDEPTNHLDIYSINWLINYLKNFKGALIFVSHDRKFIKELANRFWEINNFKVWDFPGNYDQYLNLRENMLINVTNRKKNLEKEIKRLNEMIERFRKWGTEKMMKQAKFREMLRDKIIKEYEEIDSLAEQQVIKIKIPEPTRTGYKVITVKNLNFKYDDNKEILKNINFEINEGEKITILGKNGSGKSTLLKLLMGKLTPNKGTIEWGYNIKIGYLDQVISSLNKSLNVMDIIWKEVPDWQDFEVRKYLGRFGFSGDSVFKDVETLSGGELTRLALAKLILQKPNVLILDEPTNHLDIFTVQTLEETLKEFKGSIIMVSHDEKLITSLSDRYFLINDSKLSEFSNFENLFPILLKESFKLKKENNENVDYERAKKIKNRIKSLEREKEKLENEFEKIIIEIENIENLMITYSQNYQKLVELQNEKELLEHKLEEITKREIEINNELNELNGG, encoded by the coding sequence ATGTTTTTTAAAATAGAAAATGTTTCTCATAATTTTGGAAATCAAGACATCTTCTATGATGTCAATTTGTCTGTTTACGAAAATGATAGAATAGCATTAATTGGGCCAAATGGTTCTGGGAAAACAACACTTTTAAGAATAATAAATGGAGAAATAGAGCCTTTAGAAGGGAATGTACTAAGAACAAAGAATTTAAAATTAGGATATTTAAAACAATTTAGAGCAGATGAAATGGATTTATCGTTATTTGAATATGTATTAAAAGAAATTGAAAGAAATATAAATGATGAAATGAAGAATAAATTAGTTAGATCAGTACTAAAGGGTATGGGATTTGAAGAAAATGAATGGAATAGAAAAATAAAATCGCTTAGTGGTGGTGAATTAACAAGGTTAGCATTAGGTAGAGTTTTAGCAGGAGATTATAATCTTTTAATATTAGATGAACCTACTAACCATTTAGATATATATTCTATTAATTGGCTAATAAATTATTTGAAAAATTTCAAAGGGGCTTTAATATTTGTTTCGCACGATAGAAAGTTTATAAAAGAATTGGCTAATAGATTTTGGGAAATTAATAACTTCAAAGTATGGGATTTCCCTGGAAATTATGATCAATATTTAAATCTTAGAGAAAATATGTTAATTAATGTAACTAATAGGAAGAAGAATTTAGAAAAAGAAATAAAAAGGTTAAATGAAATGATAGAGCGTTTCCGAAAATGGGGAACTGAAAAAATGATGAAACAAGCTAAATTCAGAGAAATGCTTAGGGATAAAATAATTAAAGAATATGAAGAAATAGATTCTTTGGCAGAACAACAAGTTATAAAAATTAAAATTCCAGAACCAACTAGGACAGGGTATAAAGTTATAACTGTAAAAAATTTAAATTTCAAATATGATGATAATAAGGAGATATTAAAAAATATAAATTTTGAGATTAATGAAGGAGAAAAAATAACAATTCTTGGTAAAAATGGTAGTGGTAAATCAACATTATTAAAATTGTTGATGGGTAAATTGACACCTAATAAGGGTACAATAGAATGGGGATATAATATTAAAATAGGTTATCTTGATCAAGTTATTTCTTCATTAAATAAATCCTTAAACGTAATGGATATTATTTGGAAGGAAGTTCCTGATTGGCAAGATTTTGAAGTAAGAAAATATTTAGGTAGATTTGGTTTTTCTGGAGATTCTGTATTTAAAGATGTAGAAACATTAAGTGGAGGAGAGTTAACAAGATTAGCTTTGGCTAAGTTGATATTGCAAAAACCAAATGTTTTAATATTAGATGAGCCAACAAACCATTTAGATATATTTACAGTTCAAACATTAGAAGAAACATTAAAAGAATTCAAAGGTTCTATAATAATGGTTTCTCATGATGAAAAATTAATTACAAGTTTATCAGATAGATATTTCTTAATTAATGATAGTAAATTATCAGAGTTTTCTAATTTTGAAAACCTTTTTCCTATTTTATTAAAAGAATCTTTTAAATTAAAAAAAGAAAATAATGAAAATGTAGATTATGAAAGGGCTAAGAAAATAAAAAATAGAATAAAATCATTAGAAAGGGAAAAGGAAAAGCTTGAAAATGAATTTGAAAAAATAATTATTGAAATTGAAAATATTGAAAATTTAATGATTACGTATTCTCAAAATTATCAAAAGCTAGTAGAATTACAAAATGAAAAAGAACTTTTAGAACATAAGCTTGAAGAAATTACAAAAAGAGAAATTGAAATAAATAACGAGCTTAATGAATTAAATGGAGGATGA